The following are from one region of the Indicator indicator isolate 239-I01 chromosome 14, UM_Iind_1.1, whole genome shotgun sequence genome:
- the ARL1 gene encoding ADP-ribosylation factor-like protein 1, with product MGGFFSTIFSSLFGTREMRILILGLDGAGKTTILYRLQVGEVVTTIPTIGFNVETVTYKNLKFQVWDLGGQTSIRPYWRCYYSNTDAVIYVVDSCDRDRIGTSKSELVAMLEEEELKKAILVVFANKQDMEQAMTPTEMANALGLPALKDRKWQIFKTSATKGTGLDEAMEWLVEALKSRQ from the exons ATGG GGGGCTTCTTCTCCACCATCTTTTCCAGCTTGTTTGGGACTCGAGAGATGAGGATTCTGATCCTGGGACTGGATGGAGCAGGAAAAACAACCATTCTCTACAGGTTACAAGTTGGAGAAGTGGTTACCACCATTCCAA CCATTGGCTTCAATGTTGAGACTGTGACATACAAGAACCTGAAATTTCAAGTGTGGGACTTAGGAGGACAGACAAGCATAAG GCCCTACTGGCGCTGTTACTACTCCAACACGGATGCTGTCATTTACGTGGTGGACAGCTGTGATCGAGACAGGATTGGCACCTCCAAATCAGAGCTCGTTGCTATGTTAGAG GAAGAAGAGTTGAAGAAAGCCATTTTGGTGGTCTTTGCAAATAAGCAGGACATGGAACAGGCCATGACTCCCACAGAGATGGCAAATGCTCTTGGCTTGCCAGCTTTGAAGGACCGCAAGTggcagatattcaaaacctctGCCACTAAAGGCACAGGGCTTGATGAAGCAATGGAGTG GTTGGTGGAGGCCTtgaagagcaggcagtga